The Orcinus orca chromosome 4, mOrcOrc1.1, whole genome shotgun sequence genome includes a region encoding these proteins:
- the LOC101279607 gene encoding LOW QUALITY PROTEIN: F-box only protein 22-like (The sequence of the model RefSeq protein was modified relative to this genomic sequence to represent the inferred CDS: inserted 1 base in 1 codon), producing MIQIAKEKRSQANVLKILFKPGRSAPGDLSQRSQVFSAPGSPSEPAPDASPSRGLWIPQESPAVALMGGTSVHSPLCVCVPSVCRLWRECVRRVLRTHRSVTWISARLAIAGHLEEHCLVRVVAEKLEXTPMGSSSNPPQEIEIGESGFALLFPQIEGIKIKPFHFIMDPKKLTLERHQLTEVGLLDNPELRVVLVFGYNCCKVGANNYLQHVVSTFSDMNVILAGGQVDNLASLTSEKTPLDIDATGVVGLSFSGHRIQSATVLLNEDVNDEKTAEAAMQRLKAANIPEQNTIGFMFACVGRGFQYYRDKGNVEADAFRKFFPSVPLFGFFGNGEIGCDRIVTGNFILKKCNEVKDDDLFHSYTTIMALIHLGSSK from the exons ATGATTCAGATAGCTAAGGAGAAGCGATCACAG GCCAATGTGTTAAAGATACTCTTTAAGCCCGGCCGTAGTGCTCCCGGGGACCTTTCCCAGAGGAGCCAGGTTTTCTCTGCCCCCGGCTCTCCCTCCGAACCGGCGCCCGACGCCTCCCCCTCCCGGGGACTTTGGATCCCGCAGGAATCTCCTGCAGTTGCGCTAATGGGTG GAACGTCCGTTCACAGCCCTTTGTGCGTTTGCGTCCCCAGCGTGTGTCGCTTATGGAGGGAGTGTGTGCGCAGAGTGTTGCGGACCCATCGGAGTGTGACCTGGATCTCCGCGCGCTTGGCGATTGCCGGCCACCTGGAGGAGCATTGCTTGGTCCGCGTGGTAGCTGAAAAGCTTG TGACGCCAATGGGATCAAGTAGCAATCCACCTCAGGAAATAGAAATTGGAGAATCTGGTTTTGCTCTATTATTTCCTCAAattgaaggaataaaaataaaaccctttcATTTTATTATGGATCCAAAGAAATTAACACTAGAAAGGCATCAACTCACTGAAGTAGGTCTTTTAGATAACCCTGAGCTTCGTGTGGTCCTTGTATTTGGCTATAATTGTTGTAAAGTGGGAGCCAATAATTATCTGCAGCATGTAGTGAGCACTTTCAGTGATATGAATGTCATCTTGGCTGGAGGCCAGGTGGACAACCTGGCATCGCTGACCTCTGAAAAGACCCCTCTGGATATTGATGCCACCGGTGTGGTTGGACTATCATTTAGTGGACATCGTATCCAGAGTGCCACAGTGCTTCTCAATGAGGATGTCAATGACGAGAAGACTGCTGAGGCTGCGATGCAGCGCCTCAAAGCAGCCAACATTCCAGAGCAGAATACCATTGGCTTCATGTTTGCGTGTGTTGGTAGGGGCTTTCAGTATTATAGAGACAAGGGGAATGTGGAGGCTGATGCATTTAGAAAGTTTTTTCCTAGTGTTCCTTTATTTGGCTTCTTTGGAAATGGAGAAATTGGATGTGATCGCATAGTCACTGGAAACTTTATATTGAAGAAATGTAATGAGGTAAAGGATGATGATCTATTTCACAGCTATACAACAATAATGGCACTAATTCATCTTGGGTCATCTAAATAA